Genomic segment of Microcebus murinus isolate Inina chromosome 14, M.murinus_Inina_mat1.0, whole genome shotgun sequence:
CAGGGTCTGGAAGAATGGCATACAGTGGGCATGTAAAAGCTGCTATGGACAGGAAAAGAAGATCCCAGTTAGCATCactatttaaattaagaaaatgttactGTCCTTAAGTCTTTAAATGGATAATGAATCTGAAGGTATATTATATGCCAATGGCAAGTTATGTTGGAGCTTATTACTGCTCTCCTCCCCCTACTCCTCAGAACAGtagaaatctttttattaatagtatgacatctattttttaaaattggcataTTTTTCATGATGTCTTTTGTGCTATCAGAAAATGTCAAGACTACCACTATTCTAGCTTTTAAAATCCACAGGCGAGGTTTACAGATGAGTCGAGGTTTTGTGGAACCTGGGATTATATAATTTTGagtgtcttcttttaaaaaagaaatgcaaattccgaATAGAAATTAGGTACAGTGCTTTGGAAGGACCTGTGCAAATGAGGAGCCTTGATGTTTAAGCTCCCATCATCTTCCTGGTAATTTGCCCCTCTTTTTAGTGCTCCATTCAGAAAACCAAATACTAAAGTTTTTATAGATACTTGATGGCAGACTGGATATCATGGAAGTAAATAATTTGCATCACTTGCTAAGTGAATGCACCACAAATATTAGAAACTTCAAAACTATCTTATGAACCCTGGCTTCGataatagaaatgataaaaatgtaatacatggccatggaaataataatagcaaaaagaacttaacatttattgaacccCTAGGACCTCCTAAACACTGTGTTGAGGGGcttatcatttaatcctcaaaataaccctATAAGCAATATAATTAACCATGcattacagataaagaaactgagggccagagaTGTTAAATGATTCCCTCATAACACTAGtaggtggcagagtcaggattccaGTTGGAACAGTTAATTGCTGGAGTACTTCCTCATATAGAGCCAAGAAGATACTCGGTGAGGATGTTGCAGAGACCCAGCAACTGATGAGGCAGGACCAAAACCAAAAATTGAGATCTGATTCTTTGGGCCTCGGATGATCTCCTTAACAGATAACAGGAATcacctctaatccttgcttgggtgagcaaaggcataaaatgtaaccaaaatgtttgtaccgtCATAAtagcctgaaataaaaaataataaaacaaaacaaaacagaaacctaTTATTCAGAGTAGTACAAAATCCCCTGATGCCAGTGTCTAAGAGAATGGTAATGGTTTTCTTAACTAGGTTAATCACAGTATGAGACAGGAAACGTGGCAAAACAGCTTTCTGTCCTTCCATTTTTATTCCATCATATTGGTAGTAAGTTGTGAGTGGTACAGCCAACTTCTCTATTTTAGACATATCTTTAAGGAACTGGTTTTGGCTCAATatgtattctaaaataaattgtaCCATAGAGACCAATGAAAATGTACTCAAGTATAGTTTTAACAAATGGTTAAaactcctgatttttaaaatcactttttaagaACTTAACAGTTAATAGTTCTCTCTACCATTGGCCTGTATAGCtaatgataaatgttattctgaACTTTAACATTAGTTTCCCAAATATAGTATCGTTACTCAAGAAAGCCATATGTTTTTGTTAAATTGTTAGGATTATATTTCCTTTAGTATTATTTTAGCAAATAGTATTAAATTGAAAACTTGGTCATTCTTTTTACTACCATTCCTTCCTCAGACTTTTTACATagcttaaaatttttcctttacatGATTATTTTTCTGCTCCTTAGAGAATAAGCCCCCTGAaagttttattcattaaaatataggtaaaatGTCCATCTCTATTTTCTCTAATTGATAAAGCTTGAAtatggtatttaaatttttaaattgcctgCAAAGTATATTATTATGCTATTAACATTCTTGGGCAATGAAtgctttactgaattttttttttttttttttttttttttagataaaactaGCCATATATTAGAGAATCAAGGTCCTGCTTTCTTTATTTGTAGGTACAGGTTGTAACCAACCTGTTTAAACTGCTTTTaaactgtttttggtttttacacAGTGaagattttagttattttaatatagaaGGTTCAACATCTCATcccatttcaaatttcaaaaaaaagtttaagtgGACTGTTAGAATCCCAACCATTGTTATAATCATTAGGTTCCTAGAGTGTCTTCTAATggttttaacacattaactacctAGTGAGTTGTATTttactcatgctagttttgagccaggagcctcatgaagcatatataactgcAGTAGTTCCTGAAAATCTTACtggttgatgttcttattgttatagttaatattgacaatttaattgcatataactcatgcatagaaaacaagaaaaacgCTTATATTGTCCtagattgagcttaagcccattatccaaagtgaggtgacacaagatcagaataatgggctccatatatactcgccatcaaattggtactgactgattaaaactatggtgctcaaatggtggtgttgttcaccagggattcggaggGGGCAGGGGTAGACTCACATCTgtgggatgtggtgaacattgtggcagggaagggcatacctctaacccttgctagggagaggcaaagatataaaatgtaaccaaaatgttaagaaaaaaaaagaaaaacatttgtcaggtgtgggggaggagggaatgggtatatacatacatagtgagtgtgatgtacaccatctaggggatggacaggcttgaagctctgcctcgaggagggaggggagaacggggcaatgtatgtaatcttaacaattgtactcccataatattttgaaataaaaaaaagaaaacaaaaaaaataactgacttttttattagaaaggattgttttgtttctgaagtttttattatattttcataataaaaaaccatgggcccaaggaaaaatttttttcctctagtgtggcagtcaatgtgttaaaatctTTTCCATGGCTATGCTATAAGACTAAATTCATCTTTTTCCTCATAGAAGAAAAGATGTGGAGTGGGCTGCTACCTTCTGGCCTAAATGAAAGTGATGTTGAGTCGAATTCTGAAGATGAAGCCATAGTAGAGGACTCTGGACTTAGCTTACAGGAAGATAAAGATGATGGAACCATTAGAAACATAGAAATCTCAGATTTCCCAACAGATGGATCAGAAATTGAAACAAAGGCAAATGTCAATGCATATGAAGAATGCCCTTCTGGAATTCCCTTAAATATGTGGAATGTAGGTTTACTCTGATGTGCTTGTTAAAGccttgtgtgcatgtatgtgtgcatgcccCTTGTGTATGTCTGCCTTGGTTAAGATGTATGTATTCTTGGGAACCGAACAGGTAGGGGAGATGGACTCAATACTTTTGCTATTCTTTGAGGTAGTGGCCACTTAcatatgtgcttttatttttgttttgttttcataaaaaaaggaaggggggaaAACCTATATAGGATTAGCTATTTTGCCTAACATGAATGTATGaggaatttttgtctttattttatctcttttaccTATGGACCTATTATTATCTATATGAGTTACTGAGTTTCActcttaaattattaaatgacttatttagaaataaatgaatatcaaAACTCAGGTTGTGAGAGTCTCAGAGACTAGAGTATCCCAAGAATTGACTACTTTTGTTAGATTGATATCTTTATACATggtaggatatatatatatttttacttaatatgtttttaattgcaTGTTTTTCTCCAaagtatatttgctttttatatttttttcttttacatagaaATTTCAAGAACTGCACAAAAAACATTCTGAACAGAAAAGCTCAACCTCAagattcagaaggaaaaaaaggaaacgcTCCAGAAAAGGTGCTTTGTTTTAATTCAGTTTGTCAGTAATGTTAATGCTAAATTGTGACTGAGttcagcaattttttaaaaacataattttgaaataacaacCAAATACACAGATATTGACACTTTGTGAATTCTTTTCAGATACactgaagaatgaaaaagaatctCATAGGTgggtagaatttaaaatatttattctagacAGATGTAGAACTTATCCAAATAGTTGAACTACTTATCTCTGATAGTGATCAAATATAAGAAATAGCAGTTATAATATAATTGTAGTAACCAattaaaaatagtacaaataaaatgagtacattttatgtaaaacaaaactTACTGTGTATCTTATTGCAGTGAACAGTCCTCAAATGAAACCCAGTGGAAGGAACTTACTCAGTATTTTGGAGTCAATGATAGATTTGAACCAcctgttaaaaggaaaaaagttgagAAGGTAAGATCTTCTTTACTGCATCTTATATTAGCTAGTAGGATATGTTTGTGATTACCCTTTCCTGCGGTACTTGTcctcattaatttattcagttaAAAAGTTCAAATGCCCTGTGTGTACCAAAAAGATGCTagataaacaagtaaatatatagttacaaatcattaaaaaaatgttaagaagaaaaataacaggttgttgtgaaaaaattaaaataggtatCCCACTGTAGCTTGGGTGGTCATCCTTTCTTAGCAAACACCATTTCACAGAGACCTGAAGGGTGGGAAAAAACCATCTCTATAAAGAAAGCTAGTGCTGAGGTGTGGGTAAAGGTCCTGGGGAAGAAAAAGTGGTCCTGAGGACACTTGGCTAACTGTAAGAAGGCCAGCCTGGCTGGAATGGGGTCAGCAAGGAGGAGGGTAGCCCATGATAAGATtaaagaggcaggcagggagggaccaAACTGTATAGGGGCATAATAAGGAAATGGCTTTTATTCACAATGCAGTCAAGAGTCATTAAAAGGTTTTAAGTCAGAGGTCTACTTTAAGTCAATGGTCtactttatgtttaaaaagatTGCTCTGGCTGTTACATGGTGAATTGATTGTGAGGCAGCAAAAGTAgatgagaagaaaacaggagactTCTAGGCATGTGAAGATGGTAGATTGAATAAGAATGGTGCTGCTGAAGGTGGAGAAAAATGGATGGATTTGAGGTATAATGCAGAAGTAGAATTGACTGTATTTGCCTCTGGATTTTTAATAAGGTGATAGGAGGGGGGAGAACCATTCAAGGATTTTCCTTAAGCAATGGTGTTAATAGTGATGCTGGTTACAAAGATAAAGTTTGGGAAGGGAAAAGATTTAGATTGAAGCTGATACAGACTTTAGTTTTGATCATGGGTGTTACTAGAACAGCGTACATGGTTAGTATAATGAGGTAGTGGCTCAAGAGAGTCTGAGCTTGAGATACACATTTGTAGTAGTCAGTCTCTAGGTGCATTAATCCTTAGTAAAGGCTTGAAAGAATGAGTAAGTCACGTATTCGCATAGGTGAATGTTGACAGGGAAATGTCGGTAAACTCAGAAAATCAAGTGTGGGGTGGTAGAGCGAAAGGTGCAGGGGGCTAGGTGAAGCACAAGTGTATTGTATTCTTTGTGTATAGACAGATGCTTCTTCCATGGATCATTGCTGTAGACTACTATGTGTACTCAGAGATCTTTGCCGTTATTCTGTTCAGTCAGTATTTCTTGTGAAAAACCTCTGATTGTAAATCCATCATTGGTTGGTATTGTGTCATTGAGAGTGCACACATTAAGAAACTGTCACAACAGAATTTTGCATGTGAGTTTTTTGATTACAACTTTGCAAAGAATTATTATAATCTAAAAATAGTACCTAGAATGCTAGGGAGTTAGAACCCTTTTGGCTGCAGCTAATTACTGCTGCTGAGCAACTTCCTTTTTACAAACGTTTTGCAGAAATGCTAAATTTTGTACAAAGAAAGATCACTGGTAGAGTTGAAACTAAAACCCAGGTTTCATGACACCATACTCAGTTTCCTAGGCTCACTGCAGAAAGGTTGGTAACTGAAAGAATAATTGCCACGCTCTTGACCCTTGTGGTTTTGGTGGAGTGAGGGGTGGCCTTGTGAAGGAGGATGCTCTTGGCTATACTAAATCTGTTCTAAAGCATCAGAGAGGAGGATCATGCTGACAGCCTTGGCCCATGAGCCATCTCTGGCAGACCTGCTATATATCATCTCAGCCACTGACTGGATTGTTCTTTTGAGAGAATGAATGGTTAAATATTGGTTCtactaggaaatatttttaaagttttgcttgTGAATTAGGTTGTATTGGATTTTCAAGTATTTACAGTATTTGTtatgttttctcataattatgATGACTTTAGAATGTCTCATTGTTTCTTAGTAAAGTTAAAGCCATGAAATTAACTTTGTAACCATTCCAAAGAGTAGAAattcagagaaatttttttttacaacctatctatattaaaattttattattaccCTACATATTGTACTTTCTTCTTGATACTGGGCAGAAATGGCTAACTCATTCATTGCCTAGAGTTTGGAATTTGTGTGAAGTTCCTTTGATACTAGGATTCTTTGTACAAAATCTTTTAAACAACTCACTTTTAGGAACTATTGTTCTATTTCACATTATGCATTAAatgttttctggaagaaaattaTAAGCCAAACACCATTTTAAATATGCAGTCTCTGTTTAAGGGAGACTGCCAGTAAATCCTTTTGTACTCACCCATTGATGTATTTTGTGTTTGGGTTTTCTTAACAGTACACATTTCTCTGTAATGGCATCTGGCTAAGGAAGTTATGGCAATCTTCTAAACAAGGAGACTGACCTGGCCAGGCTTACATCTGGCCAGGATTTTGCCAGCACTTAACATCCTTCAGTTAAACACAGgcataaaaggaaaggaaggatttAGTGAAACCAAATTGTTTCATATTCTCTTGATAGTTCAGTTTAATTGCATGCCAGTGGGTCCCCACTCGTTCTTTCGTTGGGATCACTGTTTTACTCATGGCATCCCTTTTGCTGTCCTGCTAAAGTCTACTGTTAATACAGCAGAGTAAATAAACTTAAAGAATGTCCACATTGGCAGCACCAAGATAAAAGCTAAGAATAAATGTAAGTCCAGCAGATAGTAACTATTGCTCATGAAATCTGGAGAGGATCATGAAAATCCGTGATGCAGTTTGGACAAAACTAGCATGGATTTccatccattattttatttctctggagcAGAGTTTGATCTGTTATTGTATCTCAGGGagcctttttattttgtattcactCAACCCTCTagaatggtaaaacaaaacaaactactTAATCTTGTATCTATCAtgcagtcttttttctttttttcttgttctttttttgttttggaacaCTGCCAAGCTGAAACTGTTGTTCAACCAAGAAAGTCTATTTACAACACTGCTGTCACCTGCTTCCCAGAGAATGCAGAGGCTTGtagtttttaaatgtaatcttCCTAATAtccaaagctgttttaaaatgttctttgtatTAAATACAGCTATAATTGTGTTTCTGGCAGCAGTTCTGGGACTTACTAATAATTCTGTAATCATAACATAATTATTTAGAATCTGTGGGaatttctttagaataaattttactCATTAATTTCTCTATAAATGTCTCAGGTATTCTTTGGTTGAATCAATTTGATTAGTCAGCAGTCATTATTGAAGTAGTTTTACATATACCTAATGAATACTTTTTGGCATGAAAAACCAGAGgtactttattaaattttagaGTGATTGTACAATgtctttgatgatttttttaagttgtttatgGGAGGAAACTGCTATAGTATAGCTTTTTCAAAcgtattattatttcttttttttagcagaCTGCTTTTCCAACCATATACATACATGATATTCCAATACATAGATCAGTTAAAAGGCTTGCTACCTTGAGTGGGTGAGGAGAGAGGTGTAGGAGTGTGGAGTGAGAGGTGTGGGGATGTTGTAGTGGTATCATGAAGATCCCCAACTATTGGTTAGAAAGCATTCTCTCTTGATCCATATGTGatccctgtgaggtaggtagggGTAGATAGGGCTAATATTAGGCTTGTaatgcagatgaagaaactgaagctcagcaTAATTTGCCTAAGAAAACAGAGCAGGTAAGAAGTGAAATGAGACTTTAAACCCAAGTCATTTTGGTCCCAAATCTAGATTTTTCTGAAGTAACAGTTGAACTTAGTTTTTACTTACTCAAATGATTTAAGTagatatgatttatatataatgGTAACACaaccataaataaatacatgacatATATAAAGGTAGCTCTCCCCCCACCTTTTATGGAGAAATTACCTTGTTTTTTCTTCTAGTTGTTTAGGTCCAGTGAAGCCAACTTCAGTAGATAAGTCATGTGTATTAAccctttaaaattaaatatagtatCCAAATATTTAGTAGCAAAATTTCTATAGAAATACAATGCGGTACGGTTTGACTTTAAGAGCTTTAATCACATAGTTTAAAGATATTCTACAGATGCGCATGTGGCTGTTAGTCCATAATGTTAAACCTAGTACccataaatttcttaaatatttgtagTCATGTCTTTTGACATCTGCAGTAAAACTTTGTTAATTAGAGGTTAGTTGTTGCCTTGTGGGAACCTGTTAGATATTGCCCTTAGATGAATTTTCCACCTGTGGCCAAATTGCCATCCCAGAGTTGCTTTGTCTGTGTTCAGATATAGCTTAAGCTATATTTTGATTCTGGCCAAAAAGCAATCTAGAAGCACATGAAAACACCGCAAGCTGTCAGCAGCACTGCTGCGTCTACTGCCATGCCTGTGGTATGGAAGATGTTGTAGATACAGCAAATAAAGGCTACTCTTGGGTCCAACTTAAAACTTGCAAAAAAGCCTATACGCTCAAGTTGTGTTTCATGAGACTATTTACTGAGTCTTGGGTTGAATTCTTGGGTTTTATGCTTGGATCTGAGTCCTTAAAGAACTATGATGAAATCTGTAGCCAATAGAGATAAGCCTTCTCTTTGCATTAATGGCATCCTGATATTCAGATAGTAACAATAGAAGCAGCTTATTATTTATTGGATGATTACTATATTCTGAAAACTTGGCTaggtattttacatattttttctttgaccctTAGGCTAACCTTGTAGAGAATGTGGTCTTATTCTAATCCTTTTACTGCATGCGAGGTAACTAACCCACAAAGGTTTCCAAACACATTCAGGGTTGCTTAGTTCATAAGCAGAGGAGCTggtatttgaacccaggtctaaaCTTGCCAGCTGTGCTCTTTGTAACCTGCTAGGAACTTATGGTCTTAAGTAGATGGAACTGTTTTacggaggaattttttttttactaatataagcattttgaaatgttaatatgTTCTTACCGAAACAAAGTTTGAATATACACATGGAACCAGAAATTTTTTAGAGCCAAAAGGCACTATTATACTTTACTTAAATAAAttgccagaaaaaaagaaaagggagaaaaagaaaaacagttgtaTCTAGTGAAActttgttgaaatttaaaaaaacaaaatactaatgaAAGAGCTAAAAGATGTAGTTGGAAATATATTAGAAacttaggatttttatttctaggaGGAAATTTTGATCATTCAAGCCAATCCTCTCATTATCtctaaggaaactgaagcttatgATTCAAGTACTTCATTTACTCAGAGCTTTGACCGCATTGCCTGACTTCTGGTCTGGTGCTACAATATATTTTGCCATCACCCTTAGATGCTGCTCTAAATGCTGGGGGAATGGCAGTTGGTTGATGGTGAAAAGatagttttgtaattttcactgatttattttcaAGTGGAAATTATACCAGTAAGCTTGGCAGTTCATATGATTTTTCTAGAAAAGGGAGTGTTCTTGCTTTTTCCCCTTTGTGATGTTAACTCTTAAACTGTGGCTCCATGGTAGCCAAGGGGAAATTAGCAAGTTGATGCAGCAAAATGACTCCATAAGCAGACCACCTGTTTATTCATGGGCATTGGTAGTAAGAATAGAGTTGATACCTTGTTATTCACTTACACCAGGTCCTGGTGTAAAGGAATGAAATACCCAGATCTTGCATGATCTCAGAAAGCCTAGATAATCAAAAAGGAACAGAGCTGCTGTGTGGAACATACAGGACAGGCTTAAGAATGAATGCTATTAGTGACCATGTTGCTGAAATGAACAGGTCTGGGTTGATGGATTGCTTGGATGCAATTGGATAAGGTCTGAGTTGAGATATTAGGCTATCCTAGAATTTGTGGTACAAGGAAGATTGAAGTTTGATATTAATGTATTTCATATGTGTCAGTAGCATTTGAAGAGATACCTAATATTTTGCACAGGAAGGAGAGAGTgttgaatttacattttttaaagaaaataactttatttccAGTATAAACTTAAGAATAAATATAACGTTCTAGGTACAGGTACTGTACTAATACTCTGAGAACCCAAAACAGAGAAGATATTATTCATGCCctcaagaaatatatattctagtAAAAGAATAGATTTATATCAAGTGCAATACATGTGACCCTTTTTTAAATCATAGGggcattattatttcaatattacaGTTGTATAATTCTCTTGGGAACTTTTCAAAGCAGtggataaataataaatgttcccAGTTGGGATGGGGTCCTTTCAGTGCTCAAGTGAGCATGGATAACTACACTGTGAATATTAGCTGGGAGCACAGACTGAGTGAGTGCCTCCTAGGTGGAAGGAACTGGTCGGGATTCTGGGACAAGCCAGTGACATGCAGAGTCTGCTCTTACTGAGCTCTTATTGAGCATAGAACCAAAGGCGGAGACAGAGGCACAACTCACTGTAGTGTGTCAGACCAGTAAGAGCTGTAGGGACACAAGGTATAGCAACAGCACAGAATGGAGAACAGAAAGAGATCAGTTtggaaattattataatattccaAATGAGGGATGATCAGGCCTTGAAGAAGCACAGGAGGACAAAGTGAGCAACTCTGCCAGAATAGAGCTCACATGGGAGCAGGGCTTAGAAGCATTATAAATAATTGAGGATTCGATCAAGGGTGACCTAGTAGGAGGAGAAGCAGGGCAGGAAGAGATGAGTTTGctatagatataataaaatggaagACTACCTTGGCAAGGCCTTCAATATAAAGATGACTGGTAAATAGGTAGAGATATAGATTTTGGTACAGGTGAGAAGTCAGATGTTTTGAATTAGAGATATAAATCAGCTCATAAGAAGTAAGTGAAGCCCCAGGATTGAGTAGATTACTGGGGAGggtgaaaagaaggaaatgaggcTAATCACAGAACCTTGAGGACCTCTAAGATTAAGGGACAACAAGAGATAATGGATAATTTTAAGAGTGAGAATACAGTTGACATAAATTTTAGCCTACATCAGAACCACGTGGATTGCTGGGCCCTGACCCAGAGTTTCTTAttcagagaatttgcatttctaacaagtttccaggtaaTGTTGATACTGCTGGTCCAGAAGGtaaactttgagaaccactggtttagagTCTAGTTTAATAAGGTTAATCCTGGGTTGCAAACTAGAGAGGGAGGATGAAAGAGTCCAGGAGGGGACTGAGgaactgtgagaataaatttgAGGATGCCAAGGATTAAGGTTCCAGATGAAGACAAAGCAGGCTTATTGGGTAGGAGGATAAGTGGAAGAATTATATTTAGGGAGCAGAATTCTAGATTGTGAAGCTTTGGAGGTAGAGCTTTCGTGATACCTATAACATGACCTACAGCAATCCTTCTCAAAGTACTTGTCTGCAAAGATATAAGGAACATGTGCCTGCATGACTCAGTGTACTACATTCCTCAATGAGAAAGTCTTGTTACCCTCCTTTTGCCCAAAAGTCATCTAGACAAAACTGCTTAGTTATGACATGGATTTGCACTCTGGAACAAACTTCTTTTTCCCATGGATTGACACTGTGCACTGACCAGAACTGGTACATAGGCACTGGCCTAGAGTATAGACTTCTGAGGTGGGTAGAGT
This window contains:
- the FAM204A gene encoding protein FAM204A, which gives rise to MWSGLLPSGLNESDVESNSEDEAIVEDSGLSLQEDKDDGTIRNIEISDFPTDGSEIETKANVNAYEECPSGIPLNMWNKFQELHKKHSEQKSSTSRFRRKKRKRSRKDTLKNEKESHSEQSSNETQWKELTQYFGVNDRFEPPVKRKKVEKSGLEKRIDQAVDEWNIEKAEELSNQLATRELGVKIAKAIACHNFVKAKKEAENSQAARKKKKLAWGFEAKKRWETKSNMGYM